ATGGAAACAAAAAAATTGTGAGAACAAATAATAAGTAAATTAAAAAATGAAAATTTAATTGATGCTGATATTATTGAAGAATATATAACAACTTCTGAACTTATTAATGTTTCAAGTAAAGAGTATGTAATTCTTGTTAGATCTAATCTTGGTGTAACAATTTTAAATGAGCTAAAAGATGTATTTATTTATGAATTCAAAACAGTTTTAGGCGAATTTGTTTCAGTTGAGTTTTCAACAAAAACAATATTCAATAAAAATAAGCCTATGAATATTAAAGTGCAAGCTGTTTCAGAAAAAGAGCTACCTACTAATGCATTAACTTTTAGCAATTTTATTGTTGGGGCAAGCAATAAGCAAGCAAATTTAGCTGCCAAAAGTGTTGTTTCAAATCCTGGTTCAACTTTTAACCCTTTATTCATTTATGGTGAATCAGGGTTAGGAAAAACCCACTTGCTACAAGCTATTAAAAATGAGGCTTGATTAAATAATAAAAAAGTTCTTTATCTAACTAGTGAAGATTTTACTAAAACTGTTGTAAATGCCCTTAATAAAGGAGATTTTAACGAAATTGAAACCTTAAAAAATGAAATGAATCTTAACGACTTTTTTATATTAGATGATGTTCAGTTTTTAAGCAAAAAGGACAAAACAAATGAGTTTTTCTTTAATATTATTAACAATTTTACAGAAAATGGAAAACAATTAGTTTTTTCAAGTGATAAAACACCCGAATTATTAAATGGTTTTGATAAAAGAATGATCACTCGTTTTAATTCTGGGCTAACAACACCAATTACTGCGCTTGATGTACCAACAGCTAAACTTATCATTGAATGAGAAATTAAAAAACAAGGATTAAAGCAAAAAATTAAAGAAGAAGCTGTTATTTATTTAGCACAAAACTTTAGTGATGATGTTAGAAAAATAAAAGGTTTAGTTAATAGACTTTCATTTTTTGGTATTCAAAATGATGAATCTTATGTAATTGAGCTTGATGATGTAATTGATTTATTTAAGGATACTCCCTCAGCAAATTTAGGATTGTTAAATGTTAAAAAAATTAAAGAAATTGTTGCTAAAAAATATGACGTGACAATAAAAGCAATTGATGGAAAAGCAAGAACTACAGATATTAAAAATGCTAGACATCTTTCTATGTATTTTGCAAAAATTATTTTAAACCATACTTCAACGCAAATTGGTGCAGAATTTGGTGGTAGAGATCACAGTA
This window of the Mesoplasma chauliocola genome carries:
- the dnaA gene encoding chromosomal replication initiator protein DnaA, translating into METKKLWEQIISKLKNENLIDADIIEEYITTSELINVSSKEYVILVRSNLGVTILNELKDVFIYEFKTVLGEFVSVEFSTKTIFNKNKPMNIKVQAVSEKELPTNALTFSNFIVGASNKQANLAAKSVVSNPGSTFNPLFIYGESGLGKTHLLQAIKNEAWLNNKKVLYLTSEDFTKTVVNALNKGDFNEIETLKNEMNLNDFFILDDVQFLSKKDKTNEFFFNIINNFTENGKQLVFSSDKTPELLNGFDKRMITRFNSGLTTPITALDVPTAKLIIEWEIKKQGLKQKIKEEAVIYLAQNFSDDVRKIKGLVNRLSFFGIQNDESYVIELDDVIDLFKDTPSANLGLLNVKKIKEIVAKKYDVTIKAIDGKARTTDIKNARHLSMYFAKIILNHTSTQIGAEFGGRDHSTVLSAISRIEKLIYKEKEFKKIVESLKNEITG